In the genome of Cydia strobilella chromosome Z, ilCydStro3.1, whole genome shotgun sequence, one region contains:
- the LOC134754645 gene encoding uncharacterized protein LOC134754645, with protein MANSNRQRRFTGRKKKKAKNNFVCSAHFDDSAIITSTSKRLKTDAVPTKLLPDKSQKNIPPDAPLPQTTDILSHLHKPTKKDKIFVSTYSHKQSQTDTQEQKEIESEIAPPNNNKSFNESKPKSTVLSKPKTNALQSHKKVRILSNKIIKIEKPELACTSVQTDLIETSNKMTQTALALSDKSPRKRKLKKELVIVKCQRKRLEQEVLKIEKELEAKNASLLSSPEDEVAQRFMKLVEWQNKIKNKFKGNRYEAEFKIFALNLHYASPHAYRCLQTVLKLPSKSTLHRLKLKIPPKLDDRVLNSL; from the exons ATGGCTAACAGCAATCGACAGAGAAGATTTACTGGACGAAAAAAAAAGAAGgccaaaaataactttgtttgTTCTGCACATTTCGATGACTCTGCAATCATAACTTCTACTTCGAAGCGGCTGAAAACTGATGCGGTACCCACGAAATTATTACCTGATAAATCTCAGAAAAATATTCCACCAGACGCTC CTCTTCCACAGACCACAGATATTTTGTCTCACTTACACAAACCCACAAAGAaagataaaatatttgtttccaCTTATAGTCACAAACAATCACAAACCGATACCCAAGAACAAAAAGAAATAGAATCTGAGATCGCCCcaccgaataataataaatcatttaatgAGTCGAAGCCCAAATCAACAGTTCTATCTAAACCTAAAACAAATGCCTTACAATCTCACAAAAAAGTACGaatattatcaaataaaataattaaaattgaaaaacctGAGCTTGCTTGTACTTCAGTGCAAACCGATTTAATTGAAACATCAAATAAAATGACCCAGACAGCATTAGCCTTATCTGACAAATCCCCACGTAAAAGAAAACTGAAAAAGGAACTTGTGATTGTTAAATGCCAACGTAAGCGATTGGAGCAAGAagttttaaaaattgaaaaagagtTAGAAGCAAAAAATGCATCTTTACTCTCCAGTCCCGAAGACGAAGTAGCTCAACGATTTATGAAATTGGTTGAGtggcaaaacaaaataaaaaacaaattcaaaGGCAATCGCTATGAGGCGGAATTCAAAATATTTGCTTTGAATTTACATTACGCTAGTCCACATGCATATCGTTGCCTCCAAACTGTTCTGAAGCTTCCCAGCAAGAGTACATTACACagattaaaattgaaaattccTCCTAAACTTGATGACCGTGTTCTAAATagtctttaa